A window of Shewanella mesophila contains these coding sequences:
- a CDS encoding AraC family transcriptional regulator — translation MSHIASLMMSLATKEGVNDTAVEGIKVFRSSAYGSRGPMCYSQGILIVGQGKKRVYLDDKVFDYDPQNSLVMTVPMPVECETFASVEEPVLVLMIDIDMGQLNQLIRLMDEHHKLPKNLHESRQSGYFVAVNNEDIECCVERLLLALQSPLEAQVLGKPMLQELLYRLLSLPNAAPLYALALSHTRLSRIDKALSFLHRNYGHSVEVEQLASLVNMSPSAFHRCFKEVTASSPIQYLKKIRLNKARELLQEQKLKVKEVAIEVGYESAAQFSREFKRYFNQSPGECARL, via the coding sequence ATGAGTCATATTGCGAGTTTGATGATGTCGCTGGCGACAAAAGAGGGTGTCAATGATACCGCCGTTGAGGGGATCAAGGTATTTCGCAGCTCAGCCTATGGGTCTCGCGGTCCCATGTGCTATTCACAAGGCATTTTGATCGTGGGTCAGGGGAAGAAGCGAGTATATTTAGACGATAAGGTATTCGACTATGATCCACAGAACTCTTTGGTGATGACAGTGCCAATGCCTGTTGAATGTGAAACTTTTGCATCAGTCGAAGAGCCAGTATTGGTGTTGATGATAGATATTGATATGGGTCAGCTTAATCAACTTATTCGCTTGATGGATGAGCATCACAAGCTGCCAAAAAATCTTCACGAATCTCGTCAGTCAGGCTATTTTGTCGCAGTGAATAATGAAGATATAGAGTGCTGTGTCGAGCGGCTATTGTTGGCGCTGCAGTCACCCTTAGAAGCGCAGGTCTTGGGCAAACCTATGCTGCAGGAGTTGCTATATCGTCTGTTGAGCTTGCCCAATGCCGCTCCGCTGTATGCGTTAGCCTTAAGTCATACGCGGCTGTCACGCATCGACAAGGCGCTGAGCTTTTTACATCGCAATTATGGGCATAGCGTCGAGGTTGAGCAGCTCGCCTCCTTGGTTAACATGAGTCCTTCTGCTTTTCATCGCTGTTTTAAAGAGGTTACAGCCTCTTCACCTATTCAGTATTTAAAGAAAATACGGCTTAACAAAGCAAGAGAGCTACTACAAGAGCAGAAACTGAAAGTAAAAGAGGTTGCTATAGAGGTGGGTTATGAGAGTGCTGCACAGTTTAGTCGAGAGTTTAAGCGTTACTTTAATCAGAGTCCGGGTGAGTGTGCCCGGCTATAG
- a CDS encoding iron-containing alcohol dehydrogenase yields the protein MLNFDYRNPTHIVFGKDRIAELDKLIPANARVMVTYGGGSVKRFGTLDKVISALGSRTVIEFGGIEANPKYETLIEAAELARKESVDFLLAVGGGSVMDGTKFIALATKFEGDTSSLLFHGFAPVPVDAKDVLPLGTIATLPATGSEMNAFGVVSYQGGKFPVNHPSIYPTFSMLDPTLTFSLPKIQVANGVVDAFVHVLEQYATYPVDGRVQDRTAEGIMRTLIEIGPITVAEPENYQARANLMWSATSALNGMIGVGVPFDWTTHMIGHELTALFHIDHAQTLAALLPSVWRVRKTQKHAKLLQYAERVWDITDGDEESRVEQAIAKTEAFFQQVGLKTRLRDYDIAKEQIDDIVNALEAHSMTALSESGDLGLDVSREILEQAW from the coding sequence ATGCTTAATTTTGACTATCGCAACCCCACACACATCGTTTTTGGTAAAGATAGAATTGCCGAACTCGATAAGCTCATCCCTGCAAATGCTCGAGTCATGGTCACCTATGGTGGTGGTAGCGTTAAGCGTTTTGGCACATTAGACAAAGTCATTTCTGCGCTTGGATCACGCACCGTCATTGAATTTGGTGGAATTGAAGCTAACCCTAAATATGAAACCTTAATCGAGGCTGCAGAGCTCGCTCGCAAAGAATCGGTTGATTTCTTATTGGCTGTTGGCGGTGGTTCAGTGATGGATGGCACCAAGTTTATTGCCCTCGCGACCAAGTTTGAAGGTGATACCAGCAGTCTGCTGTTCCATGGATTCGCGCCTGTTCCTGTCGATGCGAAAGATGTATTGCCGCTTGGAACTATTGCAACCTTGCCAGCAACGGGGTCAGAAATGAACGCCTTTGGTGTTGTCAGCTACCAAGGTGGTAAGTTCCCCGTAAACCATCCCAGCATCTACCCTACTTTCTCGATGCTAGATCCAACACTCACCTTCAGCTTGCCCAAGATCCAAGTGGCTAACGGTGTGGTTGATGCATTCGTTCATGTGCTTGAACAATACGCAACTTATCCTGTTGATGGGCGGGTACAAGACAGAACGGCTGAAGGGATCATGCGAACTCTGATCGAAATTGGCCCTATTACAGTAGCCGAACCAGAAAACTATCAAGCGCGAGCGAACTTGATGTGGAGTGCCACTTCAGCGCTTAACGGCATGATAGGTGTCGGCGTGCCATTCGACTGGACCACACACATGATAGGCCATGAACTCACTGCGCTGTTTCATATCGATCACGCACAGACTCTGGCCGCACTCTTGCCATCGGTATGGCGTGTACGTAAAACCCAAAAGCACGCTAAGTTACTCCAATACGCGGAACGCGTATGGGATATCACCGATGGCGATGAAGAGAGCCGCGTCGAGCAAGCGATTGCAAAAACCGAAGCCTTCTTCCAGCAAGTAGGACTCAAAACACGCCTGCGTGACTACGATATAGCCAAAGAGCAAATTGACGATATCGTTAACGCTCTGGAAGCTCATAGTATGACGGCGCTATCGGAGTCTGGCGATCTAGGCTTAGATGTTAGCCGTGAGATCCTGGAAC